A genomic region of bacterium contains the following coding sequences:
- a CDS encoding AAA family ATPase, translating to MSRFIAITGKGGVGKTTLAALLVNRLIRRGRKPVLAVDADPNACLDAALGVQVRKSLGTVREEAREIAGKGMATGVSKQQLLELKIAESLVEGTDFDLISMGRPEGPGCYCYANNVLKNAMVQIADNYPYVVLDNEAGLENLSRRIVQSVDLLVLVADPSQRGLETVQRLSRLAGEMGIVYAKCALVVNRLRHEELPTRSQQIAGAVGADYLVALPDDEQIASISENGQPLHTLSDDHTVVQKIDLFLADAGY from the coding sequence ATGTCTCGATTCATAGCCATTACAGGCAAGGGCGGCGTGGGCAAAACCACTCTGGCTGCTCTGCTGGTCAATCGTTTGATCCGCCGCGGCCGCAAACCGGTTCTCGCCGTCGATGCCGACCCCAACGCGTGTCTGGACGCTGCGCTGGGCGTACAAGTCCGAAAAAGTCTGGGAACGGTGCGCGAGGAGGCGAGAGAAATCGCCGGCAAAGGCATGGCCACCGGTGTTTCCAAACAACAGCTGCTGGAACTGAAAATCGCCGAAAGTTTAGTGGAGGGGACCGATTTTGACCTCATCAGCATGGGGCGTCCTGAGGGGCCGGGCTGCTATTGTTATGCAAACAATGTATTAAAAAACGCCATGGTGCAAATAGCGGATAATTATCCCTATGTTGTTTTGGACAATGAGGCGGGTTTGGAAAACCTGTCGCGCCGAATCGTGCAATCAGTCGATCTGCTGGTCCTGGTCGCCGATCCGTCGCAACGGGGCTTGGAGACGGTGCAGCGCCTCAGCCGCCTGGCGGGCGAAATGGGGATTGTCTATGCCAAATGCGCCTTAGTGGTCAATCGCCTGCGGCATGAGGAACTGCCGACGCGCAGTCAACAAATAGCAGGCGCCGTAGGCGCTGATTATCTCGTCGCTCTGCCTGATGACGAACAGATCGCGTCCATCAGCGAAAACGGCCAACCGCTGCACACGTTGTCCGACGATCATACGGTGGTGCAGAAAATCGATCTGTTTCTC
- a CDS encoding AAA family ATPase, which yields MKLAISGKGGVGKSTLAAALALLLADKGHRVLAVDADPDANLAAALGIPLEQQKQIVPISEQIALIEERTGAKVKQYGKIFRLNPEVSDIANRFALHHRGVALIVLGAIERGGSGCACPESVLLRALVTDLVLYKNEALIMDMEAGVEHLGRATARGVDRLLVVVEPGQRSIDSARRVQRMAGEIGLQRLAFVGNKITGPADEAFIRQALAEQEFIGMIPFAESLRRADRDGVAVLDHLDAELTRCFVEILAKATASR from the coding sequence ATGAAACTGGCCATATCCGGCAAAGGCGGCGTCGGCAAATCGACCCTGGCGGCGGCACTCGCTCTATTGCTGGCAGACAAAGGGCATCGCGTATTGGCGGTGGACGCCGATCCGGATGCCAATCTCGCCGCCGCCCTCGGCATTCCGCTGGAGCAGCAGAAGCAAATCGTGCCGATTTCCGAGCAGATTGCGCTGATCGAGGAGCGCACCGGCGCCAAGGTCAAGCAGTATGGAAAGATCTTTCGCCTGAATCCGGAGGTCAGCGACATAGCCAACCGCTTTGCTCTCCATCACCGCGGCGTCGCGCTGATCGTGCTGGGCGCCATCGAAAGAGGCGGCAGCGGCTGTGCCTGTCCGGAAAGCGTGCTCCTCCGCGCTCTGGTCACCGATCTGGTCCTGTACAAGAATGAGGCCCTGATCATGGATATGGAGGCCGGTGTGGAGCATCTCGGCAGGGCAACGGCGCGCGGAGTCGACCGGCTTTTGGTGGTGGTCGAACCCGGCCAACGCTCGATCGACAGCGCCCGGCGCGTTCAGCGCATGGCCGGAGAGATTGGGCTGCAGCGGCTCGCATTTGTCGGCAACAAGATCACCGGACCGGCCGATGAAGCCTTTATCCGCCAAGCTTTAGCGGAGCAAGAATTTATCGGCATGATTCCTTTTGCCGAATCTCTGCGCCGCGCCGACCGCGACGGGGTAGCGGTGCTGGATCATCTCGATGCGGAATTAACCCGCTGTTTCGTGGAAATTTTAGCCAAAGCAACCGCCTCGCGCTGA